One genomic window of Pseudomonas chlororaphis subsp. piscium includes the following:
- a CDS encoding GlxA family transcriptional regulator, whose amino-acid sequence MHVTLLLADHCSAASATLALEVLSAANLFADTASAPFEVVVASLDGADVDAWGGQALRVQQSVAEIARTDLVLIPGFLFTLNEALPAFAGYGPWLRQQHARGAVLASMCTATFLLAEAGLLKGARATTHWAFAELFRRRYAGVELDEGQLLCEDDRLITSGGASAAMDLLLHLVRRFASLELAQKCGKYLLIDKVRSEQSVYVMWSLPKSHGDGEILRVQDWLEEHFDQPLLIDDTARRFGFGVRNFKRRFKDATGYTPLAYLQTLRLEKAKELLESTRMTLDSITYKVGYEDSNSFRRLFQQRVGLLPAAYRKKFQAAG is encoded by the coding sequence CCAGCGCCACCCTGGCCCTGGAAGTACTGAGCGCCGCCAACCTGTTCGCCGACACCGCCAGCGCGCCGTTCGAGGTGGTGGTCGCCTCGCTGGATGGCGCCGATGTCGATGCCTGGGGCGGGCAGGCGCTGCGGGTGCAGCAGTCCGTGGCCGAGATCGCCCGGACCGACCTGGTGCTGATCCCCGGCTTTCTCTTCACCTTGAATGAAGCCTTGCCGGCATTTGCCGGCTATGGGCCCTGGCTGCGACAACAGCACGCCCGGGGCGCGGTGCTGGCATCGATGTGCACGGCCACCTTCCTGTTGGCCGAAGCCGGCCTGCTGAAGGGCGCCCGCGCCACCACCCACTGGGCCTTTGCCGAGCTGTTCCGGCGGCGTTACGCCGGGGTCGAACTGGACGAGGGGCAGCTTCTCTGCGAAGACGATCGCCTGATCACCAGCGGTGGCGCGAGCGCGGCCATGGACCTGCTGCTGCACCTGGTGCGGCGCTTCGCTTCCCTGGAGCTGGCGCAGAAGTGCGGCAAGTATCTGCTGATCGACAAGGTGCGCAGCGAGCAGTCGGTGTATGTCATGTGGTCATTGCCGAAGAGCCATGGGGATGGCGAGATCCTGCGGGTGCAGGACTGGCTGGAGGAACACTTCGACCAGCCGCTGCTGATCGACGACACGGCCCGCCGTTTCGGCTTCGGCGTGAGGAACTTCAAGCGCCGTTTCAAGGACGCCACCGGCTACACGCCCCTGGCCTATCTGCAGACGTTGCGCCTGGAGAAGGCCAAGGAACTGCTGGAGTCCACGCGCATGACCCTGGACAGCATCACCTACAAGGTGGGCTACGAAGACAGCAACTCGTTTCGCCGGCTGTTCCAGCAACGGGTCGGCCTGCTGCCGGCGGCTTACCGCAAGAAGTTCCAGGCCGCCGGCTGA
- a CDS encoding efflux transporter outer membrane subunit has protein sequence MKSNPLIYAALPLALLLAGCSLAPRYERPPAPIAATWEGQAATPKELPQWQAFVLDPDLRVLVDSALANNRSLRQALLDIEAARAQYRIQRADRLPGLNASGSGNRQRLPADLSSSQTAGVSSTYQVGLSLPEYEIDLFGRVRNLSDAALEQYLATEEATRASQLALISEVIQAYLTWDGAQRQLALTRDTLRSREQSLGLIGQRRTIGTATALDYQEAQGLVEQSRADLENTDRQLRLARNALTLLVGTPDALRALPAQPRDELLLVQDMLPGAPSELLARRPDVLASEHRLKARHADIGAARAAFFPRITLSGSLGTSSSEMSGLFDGGSRSWSFLPSVSIPIFAGGRNRASLDLAEVRKDSAVAAYEGTLQQAFREVADALAASDTLRREEAARQGLSRTSQATLELAKARYDSGLDDHLRYLDAQRSAFNDQSTLIRISTQRQIALVDLFRAMGGGWDKQPL, from the coding sequence ATGAAATCCAACCCCCTGATCTACGCCGCCCTGCCCCTGGCCCTGCTGTTGGCCGGCTGTTCCCTGGCGCCGCGCTACGAGCGTCCGCCGGCGCCGATCGCCGCGACCTGGGAAGGCCAGGCCGCGACGCCGAAGGAGCTGCCGCAGTGGCAAGCCTTCGTCCTCGATCCCGACCTGCGGGTGCTGGTGGACAGCGCCCTGGCCAACAACCGCTCGCTGCGCCAGGCGCTGCTGGATATCGAGGCGGCCCGGGCGCAATACCGCATCCAGCGCGCCGACCGCCTGCCGGGGCTGAACGCCAGCGGTTCGGGCAACCGCCAGCGCCTGCCGGCCGACCTGTCGTCCAGCCAGACGGCCGGGGTATCCAGCACCTACCAGGTGGGGCTGAGCCTGCCGGAGTACGAGATCGACCTGTTCGGCCGCGTGCGCAACCTGTCGGACGCCGCCCTGGAGCAATACCTGGCCACCGAGGAAGCCACCCGCGCCAGCCAGCTGGCGCTGATCTCCGAGGTGATCCAGGCCTACCTGACCTGGGATGGCGCCCAGCGCCAGTTGGCCCTGACCCGAGACACCCTGCGCAGCCGCGAACAGTCCCTGGGACTGATCGGCCAGCGGCGCACCATCGGCACCGCCACGGCCCTGGATTATCAGGAGGCCCAGGGCCTGGTGGAGCAATCCCGGGCCGATCTGGAAAACACCGACCGCCAGCTGCGCCTGGCGCGCAATGCCCTGACCCTACTGGTGGGCACGCCGGACGCGCTGCGCGCCCTGCCCGCCCAACCACGTGACGAACTGTTGCTGGTGCAGGACATGCTGCCCGGGGCGCCGTCCGAGCTGCTCGCCCGGCGTCCGGACGTGCTGGCCAGCGAGCATCGGCTCAAGGCCCGCCATGCAGATATCGGCGCGGCGCGGGCGGCGTTCTTTCCGCGGATCACCCTGAGCGGCAGCCTGGGCACTTCCAGCAGCGAGATGTCCGGGCTGTTCGACGGCGGTTCGCGGTCCTGGTCGTTCCTGCCTTCGGTGTCGATCCCGATCTTCGCCGGCGGGCGCAACCGGGCCAGCCTGGACCTGGCCGAGGTGCGCAAGGACAGCGCCGTGGCCGCCTACGAAGGCACGCTGCAACAGGCGTTCCGCGAAGTCGCCGACGCCCTCGCCGCCAGCGACACCCTGCGCCGCGAGGAGGCGGCGCGCCAGGGTCTGTCGCGCACCAGCCAGGCCACCCTGGAGCTGGCCAAGGCCCGCTACGACAGCGGCCTGGACGATCACCTGCGCTACCTGGACGCCCAGCGCAGTGCCTTCAACGACCAGTCCACGCTGATCCGCATCAGCACCCAGCGGCAGATCGCCCTGGTGGACCTGTTCCGGGCCATGGGCGGTGGCTGGGACAAACAGCCGCTCTAG
- a CDS encoding efflux RND transporter permease subunit produces MSLFFIKRPKFAWVVALFISLAGLLVIPALPVAQYPSVAPPQISITATYPGASAKVLVDSVTSVIEEELNGAKGLLYFDSTSNSNGVAEIVVTFEPGVQPDMAQVEVQNRLKKAEARLPQAVLSQGVQVEQTSAGFLMIYALSYKEGAREQDTTLLADYAARNVNNEIRRVEGVGKLQFFASEAAMRVWIDPQSLVGYGLSIEDIGNAIRAQNVQVPAGSFGSAPGAIGQELTATLAVKGTLDNPEEFARIVLRANQDGSKVTLGDVARIQVGSQDYNFTTRLNGKPAVGAAIQLSPGANAIKTASAVKERLHELSVNFPENVQYSVPYDTSRFVDVAIEKVIHTLIEAMVLVFLVMFLFLQNLRYTLIPSIVVPVCLAGTLTVMYLLGFSVNMMTMFGMVLAIGILVDDAIVVVENVERIMAEEGLSPAAATVKAMGQVSGAIIGITLVLSAVFMPLAFMAGSVGVIYQQFSLSLAVSILFSGFLALTFTPALCATLLKPVAPGHHEKRGFFGAFNRLFGRLTERYSALNSHLVRRAGRYMLVYLGVVMLLGFVYLRLPESFVPVEDQGYMIVDVQLPPGASRERASATGQQLEQFLASREAVANTFLVLGFSFSGQGENAALAFPTLTDWSQRGAEQSAEAETAQVNQRFASPDDGTVMAVSPPPIDGMGNSGGFSLRLQDRGGLGREALLAARDQLLGETYGNPKILYAMMEGLAEAPQLRLDIDRDKAQALGVGFDAINNALSTAFGSAVINDFANAGRQQRVVVQADQSQRMTPESVLKLYIPNSSGALVPLSAFVSTHWEEGPVQIARYNGYPTIRISGDAMPGVSTGEAMAEIERLAAHLPAGIGYEWTGLSYQEKIASGQALQLFALAFVVVFLLLVALYESWTIPLVVMLIVPVGALGSVLAVTAVGMPNDVYFKVGLITIIGLAAKNAILIVEFAKDLWAEGYSLRDAALKAARLRFRPIVMTSLAFILGVVPLALATGAGAASQRAIGTGVIGGMLSATLLGVIFVPIFFVWVLSLLRREPTTSNDDLQPARTEE; encoded by the coding sequence ATGTCTCTGTTCTTTATCAAACGGCCCAAGTTCGCCTGGGTCGTCGCCTTATTCATTTCCCTGGCCGGCCTGCTGGTGATCCCCGCCCTGCCAGTGGCCCAATACCCCAGCGTGGCGCCGCCGCAGATCAGCATCACCGCCACCTACCCCGGCGCCTCGGCGAAAGTGCTGGTGGATTCGGTCACCAGCGTGATCGAGGAGGAGCTCAACGGCGCCAAGGGCCTGTTGTATTTCGACTCCACCAGCAACTCCAACGGCGTCGCCGAAATCGTCGTCACCTTCGAGCCGGGCGTCCAGCCGGACATGGCCCAGGTGGAGGTGCAGAACCGCCTGAAGAAGGCCGAGGCGCGCCTGCCCCAGGCCGTGCTCAGCCAAGGCGTCCAGGTCGAACAGACCAGCGCCGGCTTCCTGATGATCTACGCCCTGAGCTACAAGGAAGGCGCCCGGGAGCAGGACACCACCCTGCTGGCCGACTACGCCGCGCGTAACGTCAACAACGAGATCCGCCGGGTCGAAGGCGTGGGCAAGCTGCAGTTCTTCGCCTCGGAAGCGGCCATGCGGGTCTGGATCGACCCGCAGAGCCTGGTGGGCTACGGCCTGTCCATCGAGGACATCGGTAACGCCATCCGCGCGCAGAACGTGCAAGTCCCAGCGGGCAGTTTCGGCAGCGCACCGGGCGCGATCGGCCAGGAGCTGACTGCCACCCTGGCGGTCAAGGGCACCCTGGACAACCCCGAGGAATTCGCGCGCATCGTGCTGCGCGCCAACCAGGACGGCTCCAAGGTCACCCTGGGCGACGTGGCGCGGATCCAGGTCGGCAGCCAGGACTACAACTTCACCACCCGCCTCAACGGCAAACCGGCGGTGGGCGCGGCCATCCAGCTGTCGCCGGGGGCCAACGCGATCAAGACCGCCAGCGCGGTCAAGGAGCGCCTGCACGAGCTGTCGGTGAACTTCCCGGAGAACGTGCAGTACTCCGTGCCCTACGACACCTCGCGTTTCGTCGACGTGGCCATCGAGAAGGTCATCCACACCTTGATCGAAGCCATGGTCCTGGTGTTCCTGGTGATGTTCCTGTTCCTGCAGAACCTGCGCTACACCCTGATCCCCAGCATCGTGGTGCCGGTGTGCCTGGCCGGTACGCTGACGGTGATGTACCTGCTGGGCTTCTCGGTGAACATGATGACCATGTTCGGCATGGTGCTGGCCATCGGCATCCTGGTGGACGACGCCATTGTGGTGGTGGAGAACGTCGAGCGGATCATGGCCGAGGAAGGCCTGTCCCCGGCGGCGGCCACCGTCAAGGCCATGGGCCAGGTCTCGGGGGCGATCATCGGCATCACCCTGGTGCTGTCAGCGGTGTTCATGCCGCTGGCGTTCATGGCCGGCTCGGTGGGGGTCATCTACCAGCAGTTCTCGCTGTCGCTGGCGGTGTCGATCCTGTTCTCCGGGTTCCTCGCGCTGACCTTCACCCCGGCGCTGTGCGCCACCCTGCTCAAGCCGGTGGCCCCGGGGCACCATGAGAAACGCGGCTTCTTCGGTGCCTTCAACCGCCTGTTCGGCCGCCTGACCGAGCGCTACAGCGCCTTGAACAGCCACCTGGTGCGACGCGCCGGGCGCTACATGCTGGTCTACCTGGGCGTGGTGATGCTGCTGGGCTTCGTCTACCTGCGCCTGCCCGAGTCCTTCGTGCCCGTGGAAGACCAGGGCTACATGATCGTCGACGTGCAGCTGCCACCGGGCGCCTCCCGCGAGCGCGCCTCGGCCACCGGCCAGCAACTGGAGCAGTTCCTCGCCTCCCGCGAGGCCGTGGCCAACACTTTCCTGGTGCTGGGGTTCAGCTTCTCCGGGCAGGGTGAAAACGCCGCCCTGGCCTTCCCGACCCTGACGGACTGGTCGCAACGCGGCGCCGAGCAGTCGGCCGAGGCGGAAACCGCCCAGGTCAACCAGCGTTTCGCCAGCCCCGACGACGGTACGGTGATGGCCGTCAGCCCGCCGCCAATCGACGGCATGGGCAACTCCGGCGGTTTCTCCCTGCGCCTGCAGGACCGTGGCGGCCTGGGGCGCGAGGCCCTGCTGGCGGCACGCGACCAGTTGCTCGGCGAAACCTACGGCAACCCGAAGATCCTCTACGCGATGATGGAAGGCCTGGCCGAGGCGCCACAGCTGCGCCTGGACATCGACCGGGACAAGGCCCAGGCCCTGGGGGTGGGGTTCGACGCGATCAATAATGCGCTGTCCACCGCCTTCGGCTCGGCGGTGATCAACGACTTCGCCAACGCCGGGCGCCAGCAACGGGTGGTGGTGCAGGCCGACCAGAGCCAGCGCATGACCCCGGAAAGCGTGCTCAAGCTCTATATCCCCAACAGCAGCGGCGCCCTGGTGCCCCTGAGTGCCTTTGTCTCCACCCACTGGGAAGAAGGCCCGGTGCAGATCGCCCGCTACAACGGCTACCCGACCATTCGCATCTCCGGCGACGCCATGCCCGGGGTCAGCACCGGCGAGGCCATGGCCGAGATCGAACGCCTGGCGGCCCATCTGCCGGCCGGCATCGGCTACGAATGGACCGGGCTGTCGTACCAGGAAAAGATCGCCAGCGGCCAGGCCCTGCAACTCTTCGCCCTGGCCTTCGTGGTGGTGTTCCTGCTGCTGGTGGCGCTGTACGAGAGCTGGACCATTCCCCTGGTGGTGATGCTGATCGTGCCGGTGGGCGCCCTCGGCTCGGTGCTCGCGGTGACCGCCGTCGGCATGCCCAACGACGTGTACTTCAAGGTCGGCCTGATCACCATCATCGGCCTGGCGGCGAAGAACGCGATCCTGATCGTCGAGTTCGCCAAGGACCTCTGGGCCGAGGGCTATAGCCTGCGGGACGCGGCCCTCAAGGCGGCGCGCCTGCGTTTCAGGCCGATCGTCATGACCTCCCTGGCGTTCATCCTCGGCGTGGTGCCGCTGGCCCTGGCCACCGGCGCCGGCGCGGCCAGCCAGCGCGCCATCGGCACCGGGGTGATCGGCGGCATGCTCAGCGCCACCCTGCTGGGGGTGATCTTCGTCCCGATCTTCTTTGTCTGGGTGCTGTCGCTGCTGCGCCGCGAACCCACGACGAGCAACGATGACCTGCAACCCGCGCGGACCGAGGAATGA
- a CDS encoding efflux RND transporter periplasmic adaptor subunit, which produces MNALRELRVLSLAAVALMGMAGCGNGEQPGAQPSAPRQVETLTVLPETLALSSELPGRIEPVRVAEVRARVAGIVIQRHFEEGADVKAGDLLFQIDPAPLKAALSRAQGELARIEAQQSETQARLKRYEQLAKVEAVSQQDLDTARSALQSSQAARQSARADVETARLNLGYATVRAPISGRIGRALVTEGALVGQGEVTLMARIQQLDPIYADFTQPVAEALRLREALKQGSLSAGEESRLSIQVEGTEFQSQGELLFSDVSVDRGTGQVSLRGRFDNPEGTLLPGMYVRVKVPQGTDRQALLVPQRAVQRGSDGQARVLVVDASDSVAQRPVQTGVMQDKRWQITQGLASGDKVIVGGMSGLNPGDKVAIQQPDPQPAQQQAARQ; this is translated from the coding sequence ATGAATGCGTTGCGCGAATTGCGTGTATTGAGCTTGGCAGCGGTGGCCCTGATGGGCATGGCCGGCTGCGGTAATGGCGAGCAGCCCGGAGCGCAACCGAGTGCGCCCAGGCAGGTCGAGACCCTGACCGTCCTCCCCGAGACCCTGGCCCTGAGCAGCGAACTGCCCGGCCGTATCGAGCCAGTGCGGGTCGCCGAAGTGCGGGCGCGGGTGGCCGGCATCGTGATCCAGCGTCACTTCGAGGAAGGCGCGGACGTGAAAGCCGGCGACCTGCTGTTCCAGATCGATCCGGCGCCGCTCAAGGCCGCGCTGTCCCGCGCCCAGGGCGAACTGGCGCGGATCGAGGCGCAACAAAGCGAGACCCAGGCCCGGCTCAAGCGTTATGAACAACTGGCGAAAGTCGAAGCGGTCAGCCAGCAGGACCTCGACACCGCCCGCTCCGCCCTGCAGAGCAGCCAGGCCGCCCGCCAGTCGGCCCGCGCCGATGTGGAAACCGCCCGCCTCAACCTGGGTTACGCCACGGTCCGCGCGCCGATCTCCGGGCGCATCGGCCGGGCCCTGGTCACCGAGGGCGCCCTGGTGGGCCAGGGCGAAGTGACCCTGATGGCGCGCATCCAGCAACTGGACCCGATCTACGCCGACTTCACCCAGCCGGTGGCCGAGGCCCTGCGCCTGCGCGAAGCGCTCAAGCAAGGCAGCCTGTCCGCCGGCGAGGAGTCGCGGCTGTCGATCCAGGTCGAGGGCACTGAGTTCCAGAGCCAGGGCGAACTGCTGTTCTCCGACGTCTCGGTGGACCGCGGCACCGGCCAGGTGTCCCTGCGCGGGCGCTTCGACAACCCCGAAGGCACCCTGCTGCCGGGCATGTACGTGCGGGTGAAGGTGCCCCAGGGCACCGACCGCCAGGCCCTGCTGGTGCCGCAACGCGCGGTGCAGCGCGGCAGCGACGGCCAGGCCCGAGTGCTGGTGGTGGACGCCAGCGACAGCGTCGCCCAGCGCCCGGTGCAGACCGGCGTCATGCAGGACAAGCGCTGGCAGATCACCCAGGGCCTGGCCAGCGGCGACAAGGTCATTGTCGGTGGCATGAGCGGCCTCAACCCCGGCGACAAGGTCGCCATTCAACAGCCCGATCCGCAACCCGCGCAGCAGCAGGCAGCCCGCCAGTAA
- a CDS encoding TetR/AcrR family transcriptional regulator — protein sequence MSSPASDEKLLKALAVAIVDHPWGTLKELAEAAGVSKATLHRFCGTRDNLIEMLMSHTCEVMKQIIETADLHQAAPAVALRNLIQLNLAQRELLLFMVFQYRPDTMAPNAEGNRWQPCIDALDAFFLRAQQEGYLRIDVSAPVLSDLFMTLICGIVDSERLGRAAPAGSALVLEQMFLHGAATPSS from the coding sequence ATGTCTTCGCCCGCTTCCGACGAAAAACTCCTCAAGGCGCTGGCCGTGGCCATCGTCGACCATCCGTGGGGGACACTGAAGGAACTGGCCGAGGCGGCGGGGGTGAGCAAGGCCACCCTGCATCGGTTCTGCGGCACCCGGGACAACCTGATCGAGATGCTGATGAGCCACACCTGCGAGGTGATGAAGCAGATCATCGAGACCGCGGACCTGCACCAGGCCGCGCCGGCGGTGGCCCTGCGCAATCTGATCCAGTTGAATCTGGCGCAGCGCGAGTTGCTGCTGTTCATGGTCTTCCAGTACCGCCCGGACACGATGGCGCCGAACGCCGAGGGCAATCGCTGGCAGCCATGTATCGACGCCCTGGACGCCTTCTTCCTGCGGGCGCAGCAAGAGGGTTACCTGCGCATCGACGTCAGCGCGCCGGTGTTGAGTGATCTGTTCATGACCCTGATCTGCGGCATCGTCGATTCCGAGCGCCTGGGTCGCGCTGCTCCAGCAGGATCGGCTTTGGTCCTGGAGCAGATGTTCCTGCATGGCGCGGCAACGCCGTCGTCCTGA
- a CDS encoding AraC family transcriptional regulator has product MPALHDQHQPQDPDRIDRPLYALRISMQATRWERPWHSHRKAQLLFPLAGVITCETDEGLWMAPPQCAVWIPGDMRHNVRGLERTESYCLFVEPEQVRGLPGACCTLAVSPLLQALLKRCVEVPELYDLDGPQGRLMAVALDELAAAPQEQIHLPMPRHPQLRAMAASIIEQPAERRSLGGWGEQIGMSERNLSRLILAETGLSFGQWQRQLHILLGIKRLARGESVESVALGLGYESASAFIRMFKKAVGQPPARFLAERGMLLGDQALSRDAESSFG; this is encoded by the coding sequence ATGCCGGCACTGCACGACCAACATCAACCCCAGGACCCGGACCGGATCGACCGGCCGCTGTATGCGCTGCGGATCTCCATGCAGGCCACGCGCTGGGAGCGACCCTGGCACAGCCATCGCAAGGCGCAGCTGCTGTTCCCGCTGGCCGGGGTGATCACCTGCGAGACCGACGAAGGCCTGTGGATGGCGCCGCCGCAATGCGCGGTGTGGATTCCCGGGGATATGCGGCACAACGTGCGGGGCCTGGAGCGGACCGAGAGTTACTGCCTGTTCGTCGAACCGGAACAGGTCCGCGGCCTGCCCGGGGCCTGCTGCACCCTGGCGGTTTCGCCGCTGTTGCAGGCGTTGCTCAAGCGTTGCGTGGAAGTGCCCGAGCTCTATGACCTCGACGGCCCGCAGGGGCGCTTGATGGCGGTGGCCCTGGATGAACTGGCCGCCGCGCCCCAGGAGCAGATCCACCTGCCCATGCCCCGGCACCCGCAGTTGCGCGCCATGGCCGCGTCGATCATCGAGCAGCCGGCCGAGCGTCGCAGCCTGGGTGGCTGGGGCGAGCAGATCGGCATGAGCGAACGCAACCTGAGCCGGCTGATCCTGGCCGAGACCGGCCTGAGTTTCGGCCAGTGGCAACGCCAGTTGCACATCCTGCTGGGGATCAAGCGCCTGGCCCGGGGCGAGTCGGTGGAGAGCGTGGCGCTGGGCCTGGGTTATGAAAGCGCCAGCGCCTTTATCCGCATGTTCAAGAAGGCTGTGGGCCAGCCGCCGGCGCGTTTTCTCGCCGAGCGCGGGATGCTGCTGGGCGACCAGGCGCTGTCTCGGGACGCTGAATCTTCATTTGGCTGA
- a CDS encoding GNAT family N-acetyltransferase codes for MKPAVTASPLIVISDTLDSSFETLLGRGLAAFNEQMTGYNDRQPLAVELKDPETCQVLGGISGRTSLGLLFIDLFYLPENLRSSGLGTQLLQACEDEGRRRGCRSAVLYTLSFQAPSFYEKHGWQRFGEIACDPEGSSRVFMSKAL; via the coding sequence ATGAAACCCGCCGTCACGGCCAGCCCCTTGATCGTCATCAGCGACACCCTCGACAGCAGCTTCGAAACCCTGCTTGGCCGGGGCCTCGCCGCCTTCAACGAACAGATGACCGGCTACAACGACCGGCAACCCCTGGCCGTGGAACTCAAGGACCCAGAGACCTGCCAAGTCCTGGGCGGCATCAGCGGCCGCACCTCCCTGGGCCTGCTGTTCATCGACCTGTTCTACCTGCCGGAAAACCTGCGCAGCTCGGGCCTCGGTACCCAACTGCTGCAGGCGTGCGAAGACGAAGGCCGGCGCCGCGGCTGCCGCTCGGCCGTGCTCTACACCCTGAGCTTCCAGGCGCCGTCCTTCTATGAAAAACACGGCTGGCAACGCTTCGGCGAGATTGCCTGCGATCCCGAAGGCAGCAGCCGGGTCTTTATGAGCAAGGCCCTCTGA
- a CDS encoding DUF2784 domain-containing protein, producing MLYRFAADSLVSLHLTFILFVLFGGLLVLKWPRLAWLHLPAATWGVAVEIFHLPCPLTDWENRLRHGAGQQGYGDGFIEHYLIPLIYPAGLTPQIQLVLGTLVLLINALVYGRLLWRRRRP from the coding sequence ATGCTCTACCGCTTCGCCGCTGACAGCCTGGTATCACTGCACCTGACCTTTATCCTGTTCGTACTCTTCGGCGGCCTGCTGGTGCTCAAGTGGCCGCGCCTGGCCTGGCTGCACCTGCCCGCCGCGACCTGGGGCGTGGCGGTCGAAATCTTCCACCTGCCCTGCCCCCTGACCGACTGGGAAAACCGCCTGCGTCACGGTGCCGGCCAGCAGGGTTATGGCGACGGTTTCATCGAGCACTACCTGATCCCGCTGATCTACCCGGCCGGGTTGACGCCGCAGATCCAGCTGGTCCTCGGTACGCTGGTGCTGCTGATCAACGCCCTGGTCTACGGGCGGCTGTTGTGGCGGCGCCGGCGACCTTGA
- the pcsA gene encoding phosphatidylcholine synthase encodes MITTRHIASLKAWGAHGFTATGVVTAFLATLALFDNQPKACLLWLGVALIVDGVDGSLARKVNVQSVLPHFDGSVLDLVIDYLTYVFIPALFIYRYIPLPDYSALLATSVILVSSLFCFCNVNMKSKDNYFVGFPAAWNVVALALYILAPTPWLTLSSIVVLALLTLTRMKFLHPFRVRRFMPVNIAVTAIWLLCSLSLVINHPYNGPWVMGLWLAMSAYFLGICIWRTALGWFDRTRT; translated from the coding sequence GTGATAACGACCCGACACATCGCCAGTCTCAAAGCCTGGGGCGCCCATGGTTTCACCGCTACCGGCGTGGTCACGGCCTTTCTCGCCACCCTGGCGCTGTTCGACAACCAGCCCAAGGCCTGCCTGCTGTGGCTGGGCGTGGCGCTGATCGTCGATGGTGTCGATGGCTCGCTGGCGCGCAAGGTCAATGTGCAGTCGGTGTTGCCGCATTTCGACGGCTCGGTGCTGGACCTGGTGATCGACTACCTGACCTATGTGTTCATCCCGGCGTTGTTCATCTATCGCTATATCCCGCTGCCGGACTACAGCGCGCTGCTGGCGACCTCGGTGATCCTGGTGTCGTCGCTGTTCTGCTTCTGCAACGTCAACATGAAGAGCAAGGACAACTATTTCGTCGGTTTCCCCGCGGCCTGGAACGTGGTGGCGCTGGCGCTGTACATCCTTGCCCCGACACCCTGGCTGACCCTTTCGAGCATCGTGGTCCTGGCGCTGTTGACCCTGACCCGGATGAAATTCCTCCACCCCTTCCGCGTGCGCCGCTTCATGCCGGTGAATATCGCGGTGACCGCCATCTGGCTGCTGTGCAGCCTATCTCTGGTGATCAACCATCCCTACAATGGCCCCTGGGTGATGGGCTTGTGGCTGGCGATGTCGGCGTACTTCCTGGGCATCTGCATCTGGCGCACCGCGCTGGGCTGGTTCGACCGCACGCGAACCTGA
- a CDS encoding NADPH-dependent FMN reductase, translated as MSLHIVLIAGSSQPDSQSAKVAHYLGQRLRQLKLCEQVTLLDLGRSPLPLWPSPDSNAVWSQYSASLLQADALVVVTPEWNGMACPAIKNFFVYAGHTELGHKPALLVGVSAGVGGAYPLAELRVSSYKNCRICYLPEQLIVRQVEGVFNAHAEPTPEERHLRARADWTLEVLAKYAGAMKHLRSCIDIQDVPFANGM; from the coding sequence ATGAGCCTGCATATCGTGCTGATCGCCGGCTCCAGCCAACCCGACAGCCAGTCGGCCAAGGTCGCCCATTACCTGGGCCAACGCCTGCGCCAACTGAAACTCTGCGAGCAGGTCACGCTGCTCGACCTCGGGCGCTCGCCCTTGCCGCTCTGGCCAAGCCCGGACTCGAACGCCGTCTGGAGCCAGTACTCGGCCAGCTTGCTCCAGGCCGACGCGCTGGTGGTGGTGACGCCGGAGTGGAACGGCATGGCCTGCCCGGCCATCAAGAATTTCTTCGTGTATGCCGGCCACACCGAGCTGGGGCACAAGCCGGCGTTGCTGGTCGGGGTCTCGGCCGGCGTGGGCGGCGCCTACCCGCTCGCCGAGCTGCGCGTCTCCAGCTACAAGAACTGCCGGATCTGCTACTTGCCGGAACAGCTGATCGTTCGCCAGGTGGAAGGCGTATTCAATGCTCATGCCGAACCCACTCCTGAAGAACGCCACCTGCGCGCTCGCGCCGACTGGACCCTGGAGGTCCTGGCCAAGTACGCCGGTGCGATGAAGCACCTGCGCTCGTGCATCGATATCCAGGACGTACCCTTCGCCAACGGGATGTAG